The following are from one region of the Paenalkalicoccus suaedae genome:
- the uvrA gene encoding excinuclease ABC subunit UvrA, which translates to MALDNLEIKGARSHNLKNIDVTIPRNKLVVMTGLSGSGKSSLAFDTIYAEGQRRYVESLSAYARQFLGQMDKPDVDSIEGLSPAISIDQKTTSKNPRSTVGTVTEIYDYLRLLFARVGKPICPNHGIEISSQTVQQMVDRLMEYPERTKMQILAPVVSGRKGTHAKVFEDIKKQGYVRMRVNGEMHEAADEIELDKNKKHSIEVIIDRVVIKPDVESRLADSLETALNFAEGQVIVDVIGEEELLFSQQHACPQCGFSIGELEPRMFSFNSPFGACSSCDGLGHKLEVDQELVIPDMSLTLREDAIAPWKPTSSQYYPSLLKSVCDHFGIDMDVPIKDLPKKDLTLLMKGSKKEKIHFRYENEFGRIREKYMHFEGVLTNISRRYRETGSDYIREQMEQYMTETPCPKCDGYRLTEESLAVKVNGLHIGQATEKSIKDAREFFDGLELSEKDRKIARLILREIEERLGFLINVGLDYLTLSRAAGTLSGGEAQRIRLATQIGSSLMGVLYILDEPSIGLHQRDNERLIRTLERMRDLGNTLIVVEHDEDTMLAADHLIDIGPGAGVHGGEICATGTPEEVMNDKNSLTGSYLSGEKFIPLPAERRKQDGRFIKIAGAKENNLQNTSTKIPLGMFVAITGVSGSGKSTLINDILYRYLAQQLTTAKTKPGKVRSIEGVEHLEKVVDIDQSPIGRTPRSNPATYTGVFDDIRDVFAMTNEAKVRGYKKGRFSFNVKGGRCEACRGDGIIKIEMHFLPDVYVPCEQCHGKRYNRETLEVRYKGKNIADVLEMTIEEAVVFFENIPRIKRKIQTLVDVGLGYMTLGQPATTLSGGEAQRVKLASQLHRRSNGKTFYILDEPTTGLHVHDIDRLLKVLQRLVENGDTVLVIEHNLDVIKTVDHIIDLGPEGGDKGGQIVATGTPEQVVEVEGSYTGQFLKPILERERERMDARMKERTGS; encoded by the coding sequence ATGGCGTTAGATAATTTAGAGATTAAAGGAGCGCGCTCCCATAATCTAAAAAACATAGATGTCACGATCCCTCGCAATAAGCTCGTCGTTATGACGGGCTTATCTGGGTCAGGGAAGTCGTCACTCGCATTTGATACGATTTATGCCGAAGGACAGCGTCGCTACGTGGAGTCACTCTCCGCCTATGCGAGACAGTTCCTCGGACAAATGGACAAGCCAGACGTAGACTCCATTGAGGGACTATCTCCCGCGATCTCCATTGACCAAAAAACGACAAGTAAAAACCCACGATCTACAGTTGGGACAGTTACGGAGATTTACGATTACCTTCGACTATTATTTGCGCGTGTTGGGAAGCCGATTTGTCCAAATCATGGCATCGAAATTTCTTCTCAAACCGTGCAACAGATGGTGGATCGTCTCATGGAATATCCCGAGCGCACCAAAATGCAGATCTTAGCTCCCGTTGTTTCTGGCCGAAAAGGGACGCACGCGAAGGTCTTTGAGGACATTAAAAAGCAAGGGTACGTACGTATGCGCGTTAACGGCGAGATGCACGAGGCAGCCGATGAGATCGAGCTCGACAAAAATAAAAAGCACAGCATCGAGGTCATCATCGATCGCGTCGTGATCAAGCCGGACGTTGAATCGCGTCTTGCTGATTCGTTAGAAACCGCGTTAAACTTCGCGGAAGGACAAGTTATTGTTGACGTGATTGGCGAGGAAGAACTCTTGTTTAGTCAGCAGCATGCATGTCCACAGTGTGGATTTTCGATCGGAGAGCTTGAGCCACGTATGTTTTCATTTAATAGCCCATTTGGAGCTTGCTCAAGCTGTGATGGACTTGGGCACAAGCTTGAAGTGGACCAAGAGCTAGTGATTCCTGATATGAGCTTAACGCTTCGTGAGGATGCTATTGCACCTTGGAAGCCTACGAGCTCGCAGTACTATCCATCCCTATTAAAGAGTGTTTGTGATCACTTTGGTATTGATATGGACGTACCGATTAAGGATCTGCCTAAAAAGGATCTCACCTTACTCATGAAAGGCTCAAAGAAAGAAAAGATCCACTTCCGTTACGAGAATGAGTTTGGTAGAATTCGTGAAAAGTATATGCACTTTGAAGGAGTGCTTACGAACATTTCTCGTAGATACCGTGAGACGGGCTCCGATTATATTCGCGAGCAAATGGAGCAGTATATGACGGAAACGCCGTGTCCGAAATGTGACGGCTATCGCTTAACGGAGGAGTCCTTAGCTGTAAAAGTGAACGGACTTCATATTGGCCAAGCAACAGAGAAGTCCATTAAGGATGCGAGAGAGTTCTTTGATGGTCTGGAGCTTTCAGAGAAGGATCGTAAAATCGCGCGACTTATTTTGCGTGAGATCGAAGAGCGCCTTGGTTTCCTCATTAACGTCGGTCTTGATTATCTAACGCTCTCGCGCGCTGCTGGAACGCTATCCGGTGGGGAAGCGCAGCGTATTCGTTTAGCAACGCAAATCGGATCGTCACTCATGGGCGTTCTCTACATTCTCGATGAGCCATCCATTGGTCTGCATCAGCGCGATAACGAGCGTCTCATCCGCACGCTTGAGCGTATGCGCGATCTCGGTAATACGCTCATTGTCGTGGAGCATGATGAGGACACGATGCTCGCTGCCGATCACTTGATTGATATTGGACCTGGGGCTGGTGTTCACGGCGGAGAGATTTGTGCTACCGGCACACCAGAGGAGGTTATGAATGATAAAAACTCTCTTACTGGTAGCTATTTGTCGGGCGAAAAATTTATTCCACTGCCGGCTGAACGCCGCAAGCAGGACGGACGCTTCATTAAGATTGCGGGAGCAAAGGAAAACAACCTGCAAAATACAAGCACAAAGATTCCACTCGGGATGTTTGTTGCCATCACGGGTGTGTCGGGCTCTGGTAAGAGTACGCTTATCAACGATATTTTGTATCGTTATTTAGCTCAACAGCTTACAACGGCTAAAACAAAGCCTGGTAAAGTGCGCTCGATTGAGGGTGTGGAACATTTAGAGAAGGTCGTCGATATTGATCAGTCTCCAATTGGTCGAACGCCTCGTTCGAATCCTGCGACATACACAGGTGTATTTGATGATATTCGCGATGTGTTTGCTATGACAAACGAAGCGAAGGTACGCGGCTATAAAAAAGGGCGCTTTAGCTTTAACGTCAAAGGCGGACGTTGCGAAGCGTGTCGTGGGGATGGGATCATCAAGATTGAAATGCATTTCCTCCCCGATGTGTACGTTCCGTGTGAGCAGTGTCACGGAAAGCGATATAATCGCGAGACACTAGAAGTTCGCTATAAGGGCAAAAACATCGCAGACGTATTAGAAATGACGATTGAAGAAGCAGTTGTTTTCTTCGAGAATATTCCACGCATTAAGCGTAAAATCCAAACGCTCGTCGACGTTGGACTTGGCTATATGACGCTCGGTCAGCCAGCAACAACGCTCTCCGGAGGGGAAGCGCAGCGTGTCAAACTTGCTAGTCAGCTTCACCGACGCTCAAACGGTAAAACGTTCTATATTTTAGATGAGCCAACGACGGGACTTCACGTACATGACATTGATCGGTTACTAAAAGTTCTTCAGCGTTTAGTTGAAAATGGCGATACGGTTCTCGTCATTGAGCATAACCTCGATGTCATCAAAACGGTCGACCACATTATTGATCTTGGTCCTGAGGGTGGCGACAAAGGTGGTCAAATCGTTGCTACTGGAACTCCAGAGCAAGTTGTAGAGGTCGAAGGTTCTTATACAGGTCAGTTCTTAAAACCAATTTTAGAGCGTGAACGCGAGCGCATGGACGCACGCATGAAAGAACGCACGGGTTCATAA
- the uvrB gene encoding excinuclease ABC subunit UvrB, with protein MAIAHVPFKLQSAYQPSGDQPQAIEELVSGIERGDKFQTLLGATGTGKTFTMSNVIQRVNKPTLIIAHNKTLAGQLYSEFKEFFPENRVEYFVSYYDYYQPEAYIPSSDTFIEKDASINDEIDKLRHSATSSLFERDDVIIVASVSCIYGLGSPEDYSELVVSLRTGMERERNSLLRQLVDVQYERNDINFTRGTFRVRGDVVEIFPASRDEHCVRVEFFGDEIDRITEVDALTGEILGEREHVAIFPASHFVTREEKLKRAMKNIEAELDIQLKDMHEKGKLLEAQRLEQRTRYDLEMMEELGYCSGIENYSRHLTFREPGATPYTLIDYFPKDSLIIVDESHVTLPQIRGMYNGDQARKGVLVDHGFRLPSAKDNRPLQFEEFEKHINQIVFVSATPGPYEMDHCPKMVEQIIRPTGLLDPTVDVRPIQGQIDDLIEEIRLRKERGERVLVTTLTKKMSEDLTDYFKEIGIKVKYLHSDIKTLERIQIIRELRQGQFDVLVGINLLREGLDIPEVSLVAILDADKEGFLRSERSLIQTMGRAARNENGHVIMYADKMTKSMEIAIDETKRRRIMQKEHNDKHGITPATIQKAIPEIIQATKAAEDGEAYEALEKAPKQKLSKKERVKVIERMEAEMKEAAKALDFERAAELRDIVIELKAEG; from the coding sequence TTGGCTATTGCACACGTTCCGTTTAAGTTGCAGTCCGCGTACCAACCGTCCGGTGACCAGCCACAGGCGATTGAGGAGCTAGTTTCGGGGATTGAACGAGGAGATAAATTTCAAACGTTGCTTGGAGCAACGGGTACTGGTAAGACGTTTACGATGTCGAATGTGATTCAGCGCGTTAATAAACCAACGCTGATTATTGCACATAATAAAACACTCGCAGGTCAGCTTTACAGTGAGTTTAAAGAGTTTTTCCCAGAGAATCGCGTCGAGTACTTCGTCAGTTACTACGATTACTATCAGCCAGAGGCGTATATTCCGTCGTCTGATACCTTTATCGAAAAGGACGCAAGCATTAACGACGAGATCGATAAGCTACGTCACTCAGCAACAAGTTCGCTGTTCGAACGCGATGATGTCATTATCGTTGCGAGTGTGTCCTGTATTTACGGTCTTGGTTCGCCAGAGGACTATAGCGAACTCGTTGTTTCTCTCCGCACAGGCATGGAACGCGAACGTAACTCTCTACTTAGACAATTAGTTGACGTTCAATATGAGCGCAATGATATTAACTTTACGCGCGGAACGTTTCGGGTAAGAGGCGATGTTGTCGAAATCTTCCCAGCCTCACGGGATGAGCACTGCGTTCGCGTGGAGTTTTTCGGTGATGAAATTGATCGGATTACAGAAGTAGACGCCTTAACAGGTGAGATCCTTGGCGAGCGCGAGCACGTTGCGATCTTCCCAGCATCCCACTTCGTTACGCGCGAGGAAAAGCTAAAGCGCGCGATGAAAAATATTGAAGCAGAGCTAGATATCCAGCTTAAAGACATGCACGAAAAAGGCAAGCTTCTTGAGGCGCAACGGTTAGAGCAACGTACACGCTATGATCTAGAGATGATGGAAGAGCTCGGCTACTGCTCGGGAATCGAGAACTACTCGAGGCACCTCACATTCCGAGAGCCAGGTGCGACGCCGTATACCTTGATTGATTATTTCCCGAAGGATTCCCTTATTATCGTCGATGAGTCGCACGTGACTTTACCACAGATTCGCGGAATGTATAACGGGGACCAGGCTAGAAAAGGGGTGCTAGTCGACCACGGATTCCGACTACCATCCGCAAAGGATAACCGACCACTACAATTTGAAGAATTTGAAAAACATATTAATCAGATCGTTTTTGTTTCTGCCACACCAGGACCGTATGAAATGGATCACTGTCCGAAAATGGTCGAGCAGATTATTCGTCCAACTGGACTACTTGATCCGACGGTTGATGTACGTCCAATCCAAGGACAGATCGATGATCTTATCGAAGAAATTCGCTTGCGTAAAGAGCGTGGGGAACGCGTGCTTGTCACGACATTGACCAAAAAAATGTCAGAGGATTTAACCGACTACTTTAAAGAGATCGGAATTAAGGTAAAATACCTCCACTCCGATATTAAAACATTAGAGCGGATTCAAATTATTCGCGAGCTACGACAAGGTCAGTTTGACGTGTTAGTGGGAATCAACCTCTTACGAGAAGGATTAGACATTCCAGAGGTTTCGCTAGTAGCTATCTTAGACGCCGATAAAGAGGGCTTTTTACGATCAGAAAGGTCCCTCATCCAGACGATGGGACGTGCCGCGCGTAACGAAAACGGTCACGTTATTATGTACGCAGATAAGATGACGAAATCGATGGAAATCGCGATCGACGAAACAAAACGACGACGCATTATGCAAAAAGAGCACAACGATAAGCATGGCATCACGCCAGCAACGATTCAAAAAGCGATCCCCGAAATCATTCAGGCAACAAAAGCAGCCGAAGATGGGGAAGCGTACGAGGCGCTTGAAAAAGCTCCTAAGCAAAAGCTCAGTAAGAAGGAGCGCGTGAAGGTCATTGAACGAATGGAAGCCGAAATGAAAGAGGCCGCGAAGGCGCTTGACTTTGAGCGTGCCGCAGAGCTTCGAGATATCGTGATAGAACTGAAAGCGGAAGGATGA
- a CDS encoding PDZ domain-containing protein, with protein MEVIALEVLRAIGRLFIHPLTYIFILAAFLLHIKRVKIERRDFHTRAVDVISGVLSPVPKGLLAALIVSTIVILAGIQLPFAIAPLFTLIWLIQFAFRNAAFYSVTITGAVAILITPFLPNGGTDIAIVDAWLAQLAAMDLAHLTYFVVLLFVTEVFLLLIDGATSPSPRIVKSRRGKMVGQQVAQRIWFLPVLLLFPVGDIANAGYWPALAIGTSITFGLVLFPFVLGIQVPISSELPKAGVKTLARRQLLIAVLVIATAALSVVSSIFLFATAAILLVGRLFTYVQFARRESQHTSIFNTREQGLVIVGIIPHSIADKSNLEVGDIVLKANGAPVATQRELYEALQLNSAFVKLEILGTDGQIRFAQSSVHQGAHYQLGCLFVPDDEAGNLSLRGLRSSVVVHKDRTELSTGTTTQPEPLESTSQNDVTTEHQNSPADKSQQVAEEAEAATTLEEPTSNTALETDSSVAKEENQSDNERIEANEETLLIEGSDSDTKLLEDTKPEPKRIEEVSSADSESNSTQEESAPAEDSQKEEAKPEADSNKQKDAHEKGLPYGQAAGLSSFYEEFKKGKSD; from the coding sequence TTGGAGGTTATCGCATTAGAAGTACTACGAGCAATAGGACGATTGTTTATCCATCCCCTTACATACATATTTATCTTGGCAGCTTTCCTTTTACATATAAAACGAGTGAAGATAGAACGACGAGATTTTCATACACGCGCAGTAGATGTCATCAGTGGCGTCTTATCGCCCGTCCCGAAAGGACTACTCGCGGCGCTCATCGTGTCCACTATTGTGATCCTTGCCGGCATTCAACTACCGTTTGCGATCGCGCCATTATTCACACTCATCTGGCTGATCCAGTTCGCGTTCCGGAACGCAGCCTTTTATAGCGTCACCATCACAGGTGCCGTAGCAATCTTAATCACGCCATTCCTCCCAAACGGAGGCACAGACATCGCAATCGTTGACGCATGGTTAGCGCAGCTCGCAGCAATGGATTTAGCACACTTAACCTATTTTGTCGTCCTATTATTTGTGACAGAGGTATTCCTTCTGCTCATCGACGGCGCAACGTCACCATCACCGCGCATCGTCAAAAGCCGTCGCGGCAAAATGGTCGGACAGCAAGTTGCACAACGAATCTGGTTCCTACCCGTCCTCTTGCTTTTCCCAGTAGGAGACATTGCAAATGCAGGGTACTGGCCAGCGCTCGCGATCGGCACAAGCATCACATTCGGACTCGTGCTCTTCCCATTTGTGTTAGGCATACAAGTCCCAATCTCATCCGAGCTACCGAAAGCAGGCGTCAAAACATTAGCGCGCAGACAGCTATTAATCGCTGTGCTTGTGATCGCAACAGCAGCCCTATCCGTCGTCTCAAGCATCTTTTTGTTTGCGACAGCAGCCATTCTTTTAGTGGGACGCTTATTCACTTACGTCCAATTCGCTAGACGCGAAAGCCAGCACACTAGCATCTTTAACACACGCGAGCAAGGACTCGTCATCGTTGGCATCATCCCGCATTCCATCGCCGACAAATCCAATCTCGAGGTAGGAGACATCGTGCTCAAAGCCAACGGTGCACCAGTCGCCACCCAGCGTGAGCTCTATGAGGCGCTCCAGCTCAATTCCGCCTTCGTCAAACTCGAGATCCTAGGCACCGACGGACAAATCCGCTTCGCGCAATCCAGCGTCCATCAAGGCGCACACTATCAGCTCGGCTGCCTCTTCGTCCCTGACGACGAAGCCGGCAACCTCTCGCTCCGAGGACTACGCTCCTCCGTCGTGGTTCATAAAGACCGTACCGAGCTTTCTACGGGTACAACCACACAACCGGAGCCTCTAGAGAGTACGAGCCAAAACGATGTAACAACAGAGCACCAAAACTCTCCCGCTGACAAATCTCAACAAGTAGCAGAGGAAGCGGAAGCAGCAACTACGTTGGAAGAACCAACCTCCAACACAGCATTAGAAACGGACTCGTCAGTAGCAAAAGAAGAAAATCAGTCTGACAATGAACGTATAGAAGCAAATGAAGAAACTCTTTTAATTGAGGGATCTGATTCTGATACGAAGCTATTAGAAGACACAAAGCCTGAGCCTAAACGCATAGAAGAAGTTTCTTCAGCTGACAGCGAATCAAACTCTACGCAAGAAGAGTCCGCTCCAGCAGAAGATAGCCAAAAGGAAGAAGCAAAACCTGAGGCAGATTCGAATAAACAAAAGGACGCCCACGAAAAAGGCCTCCCATATGGACAAGCAGCAGGCCTAAGCTCCTTCTACGAAGAATTCAAAAAAGGCAAGTCAGACTAA
- a CDS encoding S41 family peptidase produces MKNNIFLPVLVLLAVLLGAGGMFAAMTLFQDNETAQQPVDQVAVQGDQEPSAEDQSTNEDVSSEVTFDKIEQTFRTIQDSYVNDVDDQTLIEGAISGMLETLEDPYSVYMDPSTAEEFMSSLESSFEGIGAEVSMTDNRVTIVAPFRDSPAEQAGLRPNDQVLEIDGEDIEGLSLYEAVLKIRGEKGTTVTLTIDRPGASELLSIDVVRDEIPIETVYGDIVEQDGKNIGILELRSFSENTAARFEEELAELEEQGIDGLILDVRGNPGGFLQSVEDIGNLIIPGGEPVVQIEDRDGERMRHISTLEEPKDYPIVGLIDEGSASASEILAAALIEAGDYDVVGNTTFGKGTVQQTLQLGDGSQLKLTLFRWLTSDGNDINEVGVEPTIEVDQPEFFYVSPIEIEGALTLDMNDDRIRQAQLMLEGVGFDPGRDDGYFDEETEAAVRSFQEQEGITANGELDAETAEKLQERLLEAVQDEANDLQRQEAIQTILDQS; encoded by the coding sequence ATGAAAAATAACATCTTCCTGCCAGTGCTCGTGTTACTAGCAGTATTGCTTGGAGCCGGTGGGATGTTTGCCGCGATGACGTTATTCCAGGATAACGAAACGGCGCAGCAACCAGTAGATCAAGTAGCGGTCCAGGGTGACCAGGAGCCATCAGCTGAGGACCAGTCAACAAATGAAGATGTGTCATCGGAAGTGACTTTCGATAAAATCGAACAAACCTTCCGCACGATTCAAGATTCTTACGTCAATGACGTAGACGATCAAACATTAATCGAGGGTGCTATTTCAGGCATGCTCGAAACATTAGAAGATCCTTATTCCGTTTACATGGATCCCTCTACCGCAGAGGAATTCATGAGCTCACTTGAGTCCTCATTTGAGGGGATCGGAGCAGAGGTAAGCATGACAGACAACCGCGTGACCATCGTAGCGCCGTTCCGAGATTCACCTGCTGAGCAGGCTGGACTTCGACCGAACGACCAGGTCCTTGAGATCGATGGCGAAGATATAGAAGGGCTATCTCTTTACGAAGCAGTTCTTAAAATTCGCGGTGAGAAGGGCACGACTGTTACTCTAACGATTGATCGACCAGGGGCGAGTGAGCTATTATCCATTGACGTCGTGCGCGACGAGATTCCAATCGAGACTGTTTACGGTGATATCGTGGAGCAGGACGGCAAAAATATTGGAATTCTAGAGCTTCGTTCTTTTTCAGAAAATACAGCAGCGCGCTTTGAAGAAGAGCTTGCTGAATTAGAAGAACAAGGTATCGATGGATTAATTCTCGATGTTCGCGGAAATCCAGGTGGTTTCCTCCAGAGCGTTGAGGATATTGGTAACTTAATTATTCCTGGCGGCGAGCCAGTTGTGCAAATTGAAGATCGTGATGGAGAGCGCATGCGTCATATCTCCACATTGGAAGAGCCAAAGGATTATCCTATTGTCGGCTTAATTGACGAAGGAAGTGCGTCTGCTTCAGAAATTTTAGCAGCAGCACTCATTGAAGCTGGCGACTACGATGTCGTTGGTAACACGACCTTCGGCAAAGGTACCGTGCAGCAGACGCTTCAGCTAGGTGACGGCAGTCAGCTCAAACTGACGCTATTCCGCTGGTTAACTTCTGACGGCAACGATATTAATGAAGTAGGCGTAGAGCCAACTATTGAAGTGGATCAGCCCGAATTTTTCTATGTATCACCAATTGAAATCGAGGGCGCGCTCACGCTTGATATGAATGATGATCGCATTCGCCAAGCGCAGCTTATGCTTGAAGGTGTAGGCTTTGACCCAGGACGCGACGACGGCTACTTCGACGAAGAGACGGAAGCCGCAGTCCGCTCCTTCCAAGAGCAAGAAGGCATCACGGCAAACGGCGAGCTCGATGCCGAGACAGCCGAGAAGCTACAGGAACGCCTCTTAGAAGCAGTGCAAGACGAAGCAAACGACCTGCAACGCCAAGAAGCAATCCAAACAATCCTTGATCAATCTTAA
- a CDS encoding murein hydrolase activator EnvC family protein encodes MLRRIMVSILAVVLLATLLPAGALTASANTGQELENRIQQFQQQQEETNRQSSQTESELGEVQREVSVVQAEIQELDQQMATTSQNIADKEQEIDETNTRVEELRDEIVILEERIAERDALLKDRVRSMHQSGGAISYLEVILGAESFGDLLNRISALNNIASQDRAILDEHVADMEALENATADLESQLADLESQREDLENLQAQLQSELSSKDSLLGELEAQGVDLEDYLLTLDEEQQLLAAQEQAAKSELAAWEEEQRRLEEERRQREEEERRAREAEAQRQADEQRAAEERAAEERAASQRASEQSSSSGSSSSSSSSSSSGSSSAESAASAPSSSTTLARPSDGRITSPYDMNRLHPVHGTVRPHRGIDYGADGGLNIYSAEAGTVSYSGYMNGYGNTLMVTHNVNGQTITTLYAHLASSNVSVGQRVSRGQVIATMGTTGVSTGVHLHFEVHPGGYSGSSSAVNPARYLP; translated from the coding sequence GTGCTTCGTCGAATAATGGTGTCAATTCTTGCAGTGGTGCTACTGGCAACGTTACTGCCAGCAGGTGCGCTTACAGCATCAGCCAATACGGGACAAGAACTAGAGAACAGAATTCAACAATTTCAACAGCAACAAGAAGAGACAAATCGTCAATCGAGTCAAACAGAAAGTGAGCTTGGAGAAGTGCAACGTGAAGTATCCGTTGTCCAAGCTGAAATCCAAGAGCTTGATCAGCAAATGGCTACAACATCACAAAACATTGCTGACAAGGAGCAAGAAATTGATGAAACCAATACTCGCGTAGAAGAACTACGCGACGAGATCGTTATTTTAGAGGAACGAATTGCAGAGCGCGATGCTCTTTTAAAGGACCGCGTTCGCTCGATGCACCAAAGTGGGGGAGCAATTAGCTACCTAGAAGTTATTCTTGGAGCGGAAAGCTTTGGAGACTTACTAAACCGTATCTCCGCTTTAAACAACATTGCTTCTCAAGACCGTGCCATCCTAGATGAGCACGTAGCTGATATGGAAGCGTTAGAAAATGCGACAGCAGATCTAGAATCACAGTTAGCTGATTTAGAATCACAGCGTGAAGATTTAGAAAACTTACAAGCGCAGTTACAATCAGAGCTTTCTTCTAAAGATAGCTTGTTAGGAGAGTTGGAAGCACAGGGGGTTGACCTCGAAGATTATCTACTAACTTTAGACGAAGAACAACAACTCTTAGCAGCACAAGAACAAGCAGCGAAGAGTGAATTAGCTGCTTGGGAAGAAGAGCAACGTCGATTAGAGGAAGAGCGTCGTCAGCGTGAAGAAGAGGAACGCCGTGCTCGCGAAGCCGAAGCACAACGTCAGGCTGATGAGCAACGCGCAGCGGAAGAGCGCGCGGCTGAAGAACGAGCGGCATCGCAGCGAGCAAGCGAGCAAAGCTCGTCGTCTGGTTCATCGAGTTCTTCTAGTTCATCAAGCTCATCGGGCAGCAGTTCAGCTGAATCTGCAGCATCTGCGCCGTCTTCATCAACTACATTAGCACGACCATCAGATGGACGTATTACGTCTCCGTATGATATGAATCGTTTACACCCAGTCCATGGTACGGTTCGACCACACCGAGGAATTGATTACGGTGCAGATGGTGGATTAAATATTTACTCAGCTGAGGCTGGTACAGTTAGTTACTCTGGATACATGAATGGTTACGGGAACACACTTATGGTGACTCATAACGTAAATGGCCAAACGATTACTACCTTATATGCTCACTTAGCATCCTCCAACGTATCTGTTGGACAGCGAGTTAGCCGCGGACAAGTAATCGCAACAATGGGTACAACCGGCGTATCAACTGGCGTACACTTGCACTTCGAAGTACATCCAGGTGGATATAGTGGTAGCTCATCAGCTGTTAACCCAGCAAGATATTTACCATAA